A part of Arachis hypogaea cultivar Tifrunner chromosome 12, arahy.Tifrunner.gnm2.J5K5, whole genome shotgun sequence genomic DNA contains:
- the LOC112728187 gene encoding heme A synthase COX15, whose amino-acid sequence MLGRRFLSSIAKRNKYSSYHNHQPLIRTTKPPSSSSSSTHETVKLLSPPIIARHYFINAFRSLPLPKGQNVLCFRSFSRTASVGAEQKEGLKLLVNGGAQAQKAVGTWLFCSAAWVFSLVVLGGITRLTRSGLSMTDWKFTGTLPPMSDEEWHQEFEKYKQSPEYKRVNKGMKLEDFKFIYWMEYAHRMWGRALGVLFVLPYSYFLRKGYITVKLGLRLCSLFALGAGQGLIGWWMVKSGLEEPPSEYVQPRVSPYRLAAHLTSAFAIYCGLFWTALSVVMPEPPAESLAWVRGAAKVKRLALPISLLVGLTAISGAFVAGNDAGHAFNTFPKMGDTWMPDDIFEMTPLIRNFFENTSTVQLDHRILATASLLSVAILWLSTRKLDIHPAVRALVGGTLGMASLQVTLGVSTLLSYVPVSLGSAHQAGALTLLSFMILLNHTTRKPSLSLLKSLPAVVKSQNF is encoded by the exons cttcttcctcttcatccaCCCATGAAACCGTCAAGCTTCTCTCTCCTCCCATCATTGCTAGGCACTACTTCATCAATGCTTTTCGTTCTCTTCCCCTTCCCAAG GGCCAGAATGTGCTTTGTTTCAGGAGCTTTTCTAGGACAGCCTCTGTTGGAGCTGAGCAGAAAGAAGGGTTGAAACTGCTTGTGAATGGGGGTGCTCAAGCCCAGAAAGCGGTTGGAACATGGCTGTTTTGCTCAGCCGCATGGGTGTTTAGTTTGGTGGTACTTGGTGGCATTACCAGGCTCACCAGATCCGGTCTTTCCATGACTGATTGGAAGTTCACTGGTACTCTCCCTCCGATGTCTGACGAGGAATGGCATCAAGAATTTGAGAAATATAAGCAGTCGCCTGAGTACAAGCG TGTTAACAAAGGGATGAAACTTGAAGATTTCAAATTCATATATTGGATGGAATATGCTCATAGAATGTGGGGAAGGGCACTGGGAGTTCTGTTTGTGTTGCCTTATTCATATTTTCTCCGGAAGGGGTACATTACAGTGAAATTGGGACTGAGACTCTGTTCTCTGTTTGCTCTGGGTGCGGGGCAAGGTCTCATTGGCTGGTGGATGGTTAAAAGCGGTTTAGAG GAACCACCATCAGAATATGTGCAACCAAGGGTAAGCCCATATCGTCTTGCAGCTCATCTTACGTCGGCATTTGCTATTTATTGTGGTCTCTTTTGGACTGCACTATCTGTTGTTATGCCTGAACCACCAGCTGAATCACTAGCGTGGGTTCGTGGGGCTGCCAAAGTGAAGAGACTTGCATTACCTATCAGCTTACTTGTCGGTCTTACTGCTATCTCGGGTGCATTTGTTGCTGGAAATGATGCT GGGCATGCATTTAATACATTTCCGAAGATGGGTGATACATGGATGCCTGATGACATTTTTGAAATGACACCTCTGATTCGGAATTTCTTTGAGAATACGTCAACTGTGCAG CTTGACCACCGTATACTTGCCACTGCATCTCTACTTTCAGTCGCCATTTTATGGTTGTCGACAAGAAAGCTGGATATACACCCTGCAGTAAGAGCATTGGTTGGGGGCACTCTTGGCATGGCATCTCTTCAG GTGACCTTAGGAGTTTCGACACTTCTCTCATATGTACCTGTTTCACTGGGATCTGCACATCAAGCTGGTGCCTTAACACTTCTTTCATTTATGATATTGCTTAACCACACAACTCGAAAGCCTTCATTATCCCTTCTCAAATCATTACCTGCAGTTGTCAAATCACAAAACTTCTGA